Proteins co-encoded in one Kribbella solani genomic window:
- a CDS encoding sugar ABC transporter permease, with product MTTTNAPPDTDRSHGKQAAPPGKRRSLGDLKVAIIFLAPATLGFVVFYIWPTLRGAYLSFTEYSLLSAPKFNGLANYERMLQDSFFWNALAVTVEYVVINIGVQTVLAVGIAMVMYRLTKSITVRAVILAPYLVANVVVALVWYWMLDFQVGIVNQALGWIGIDPVAFFGDSHWAIPTVAGINVWRHMGYTALLVFAGLQTIPSYVYEAAEVDGSTEWKTFWRITLPLLRPVLVMVLVVTMIGSFQIFDTVAVTTQGGPINATRVIYYYIYERAFTRFDFGYASAMALVLFVILAVVSLIQLKLLRARESDLG from the coding sequence GTGACCACCACCAACGCACCACCCGACACCGACCGAAGTCACGGGAAACAGGCCGCACCGCCGGGGAAGCGGCGCAGCCTGGGAGACCTGAAGGTCGCCATCATCTTCCTCGCCCCGGCCACCCTCGGGTTCGTCGTCTTCTACATCTGGCCGACCCTGCGCGGCGCGTACCTGAGCTTCACCGAGTACAGCCTGCTCTCGGCCCCGAAGTTCAACGGCCTGGCCAACTACGAGCGGATGCTCCAGGACAGCTTCTTCTGGAACGCGCTCGCCGTCACGGTCGAGTACGTGGTGATCAACATCGGCGTCCAGACCGTACTCGCGGTCGGGATCGCGATGGTGATGTACCGGCTGACCAAGTCGATCACCGTCCGCGCGGTGATCCTGGCGCCGTACCTGGTCGCGAACGTCGTGGTCGCGCTGGTCTGGTACTGGATGCTCGACTTCCAGGTCGGCATCGTGAACCAGGCCCTCGGCTGGATCGGGATCGACCCGGTCGCGTTCTTCGGCGACTCGCACTGGGCGATCCCGACCGTCGCCGGGATCAACGTCTGGCGGCACATGGGGTACACGGCCCTGCTCGTCTTCGCGGGCCTGCAGACCATTCCGTCGTACGTCTACGAAGCCGCCGAGGTGGACGGATCGACCGAATGGAAGACGTTCTGGCGGATCACGCTGCCGCTGCTGCGACCGGTGCTGGTGATGGTCCTGGTGGTCACCATGATCGGGTCGTTCCAGATCTTCGACACGGTCGCCGTGACCACGCAGGGCGGTCCGATCAACGCGACCAGAGTGATCTACTACTACATCTACGAGCGCGCGTTCACCCGGTTCGACTTCGGGTACGCGTCGGCGATGGCGCTCGTACTCTTCGTCATCCTCGCCGTGGTTTCGCTGATCCAGCTGAAGCTGCTGCGGGCGCGGGAGAGTGATCTCGGATGA
- a CDS encoding winged helix-turn-helix domain-containing protein, with product MRFVEDSEQVRLALSPIRRRLLELLREPASATQLAAALDLPRQRVNYHLRELEKAGLIELVEERRRRGLTERILRATAATLVVDPLVVDPLLGRAFTEIQDQYAAEHLVGVAAATVRDVARMQSTAEADGKRLLTFTLETEVRFAEPGDVHRFTNALTEAVRQVVEEFDTAAGRPYRLIAGGHPAPRRTEGES from the coding sequence ATGCGTTTCGTCGAGGACTCCGAGCAGGTGCGGTTGGCGTTGTCGCCGATCCGGCGGCGGTTGCTGGAGCTGTTGCGGGAGCCGGCGTCGGCCACGCAGCTTGCGGCCGCGCTCGACCTGCCTCGGCAGCGGGTGAACTACCACTTGCGTGAGCTGGAGAAGGCAGGGCTGATCGAGCTGGTCGAGGAGCGTCGGCGTCGCGGCCTCACCGAGCGGATCCTGCGCGCGACGGCCGCGACGCTGGTGGTCGATCCGCTCGTCGTCGACCCGCTGCTCGGCCGGGCGTTCACCGAAATCCAGGACCAGTACGCGGCCGAGCACCTGGTCGGGGTCGCCGCCGCGACCGTGCGGGATGTGGCGCGTATGCAAAGCACAGCGGAGGCGGACGGCAAACGTCTGCTGACGTTCACGCTCGAAACCGAAGTGCGGTTCGCGGAACCAGGCGACGTACACCGCTTCACCAATGCACTGACAGAGGCGGTTCGCCAGGTGGTCGAGGAGTTCGACACCGCAGCCGGTCGCCCGTACCGACTGATCGCAGGCGGCCACCCAGCACCGCGTCGTACCGAAGGAGAATCATGA
- a CDS encoding M4 family metallopeptidase, protein MVLFQRSRKPAVVLGVTSLAAMALAGLGASAAGAAPSAAPPPRPSQAQSKAYAVDSASSLVAGRPSALHASKEDKFTAKPVISEQSGLQYVPYERSYKGLPVVGGDFVVVTDEKGAVKYTSVAQTTAVPDLSTTAKVTAASAGKTANKQLTKVSSATTPTLAVYALNGIPKLAWQTRVSGNKGKEPSSLSVYVDAQSGKVLGTKEHVMAGNGTAAYSGPNPVHLDTTQSGSTYSMKDPNTTNLSCQDAANNTTFSGPDDNWGNGDATNRETGCVDALYSAQTEKHMLTDWLGRNGMDGSGGAWPIRVGLNDENAYYDGSQVQIGHNSANQWIGSIDVVAHEMGHGIDDHTPGGISGSGTQEFVADTFGAATEWYSNQPAPYDTPDFLVGEEINLVGSGPIRNMYNPSALGDPNCYSSSIPGTEVHAAAGPGNHWFYLLSQGSNGNPASPTCNSSTVTGLGIQKAIRIMYNAMLMKTSSSSYLKYRTWTLTAAKNLYPGSCTEFNTVKAAWDAVSVPAQSGDPTCSTSGGVTVTNPGNKTGSVGTALSPFTLTASGGTSPYTWAATGLPAGVTIGSSTGTVSGTPTAGGTFNVTATATASAGGSGSTSFTITVSGGGSTCSGQKLGNPGFETGTAAPWTASTGVVDNDASQPAHGGTWKAWLDGYGQTHTDNLSQSVTIPAGCSATLSFYLHVDSAETTTTTQYDKLTVKAGSTTLATYSNLNKASGYSLKSFNLSSFAGQTVTISFSGSEDVSLQTSFVIDDTGLNLS, encoded by the coding sequence CACCGAGCGCGGCACCGCCGCCGCGGCCGTCGCAGGCTCAGTCCAAGGCGTACGCGGTGGACTCCGCGTCGTCGTTGGTGGCCGGCCGGCCCAGTGCATTGCATGCTTCGAAGGAGGACAAGTTCACCGCGAAACCGGTGATCTCGGAGCAGTCCGGGCTGCAGTACGTCCCGTACGAGCGTTCGTACAAGGGTCTTCCGGTAGTCGGTGGTGACTTCGTCGTCGTGACTGACGAGAAGGGTGCGGTCAAGTACACGTCGGTCGCCCAGACCACCGCCGTACCCGACCTGTCGACCACTGCGAAGGTGACCGCCGCGTCCGCGGGGAAGACCGCGAACAAGCAGCTCACGAAGGTCAGTTCAGCTACTACACCAACGCTCGCGGTGTACGCGCTGAATGGTATACCAAAGCTTGCCTGGCAGACCCGGGTGAGTGGCAACAAGGGCAAGGAGCCGTCGAGCCTCTCCGTGTACGTGGATGCGCAGAGCGGCAAGGTGCTTGGTACCAAAGAGCATGTGATGGCCGGCAACGGCACAGCGGCGTACAGCGGGCCGAATCCGGTGCACCTGGACACAACGCAGTCCGGCAGCACGTACTCGATGAAGGACCCGAACACCACCAACCTGTCCTGTCAGGACGCGGCGAACAACACCACGTTCAGCGGACCGGATGACAACTGGGGCAACGGCGACGCCACCAACCGCGAGACCGGCTGTGTCGACGCGTTGTACTCCGCGCAGACCGAGAAGCACATGCTGACCGATTGGCTCGGCCGCAACGGCATGGACGGCAGCGGCGGTGCTTGGCCGATCCGGGTCGGGCTGAACGACGAGAACGCGTACTACGACGGTTCACAGGTGCAGATCGGTCACAACAGTGCCAACCAGTGGATCGGCTCGATCGACGTGGTGGCGCATGAGATGGGCCATGGCATCGACGACCACACTCCGGGCGGTATCTCCGGTAGCGGTACGCAGGAGTTCGTTGCTGACACGTTCGGCGCGGCTACCGAGTGGTACAGCAACCAGCCGGCACCGTACGACACTCCGGACTTCCTGGTCGGCGAGGAGATCAACCTGGTCGGCAGTGGGCCGATCCGGAACATGTACAACCCATCGGCGCTTGGTGACCCGAACTGCTACTCCAGCTCGATTCCGGGTACGGAAGTACACGCGGCCGCCGGTCCGGGTAACCACTGGTTCTACCTGCTGTCCCAGGGCAGCAACGGGAACCCGGCGAGCCCGACGTGCAACAGCTCGACCGTTACCGGTCTGGGGATCCAGAAGGCGATCCGGATCATGTACAACGCGATGCTGATGAAGACCAGCAGCAGCTCGTACCTGAAGTACCGGACCTGGACACTGACTGCTGCGAAGAACCTGTACCCGGGTAGCTGCACTGAGTTCAACACCGTGAAGGCCGCATGGGACGCGGTTAGCGTGCCGGCTCAGTCCGGTGACCCGACGTGCTCCACGTCAGGCGGTGTTACCGTCACCAACCCGGGCAACAAGACTGGTTCGGTTGGTACGGCGCTCTCGCCCTTCACGCTGACTGCATCCGGTGGCACGTCGCCGTACACGTGGGCCGCGACCGGTCTGCCGGCTGGTGTCACCATCGGTTCGTCCACTGGCACCGTGTCGGGTACGCCGACCGCCGGCGGTACGTTCAATGTCACGGCGACGGCGACCGCAAGTGCGGGCGGGTCTGGCAGCACGTCGTTCACAATCACCGTCAGCGGTGGTGGCAGCACCTGCTCCGGCCAGAAGCTCGGCAACCCCGGCTTCGAGACCGGTACGGCAGCACCATGGACCGCTTCCACCGGAGTGGTCGACAACGACGCCTCCCAGCCGGCGCACGGCGGTACCTGGAAGGCGTGGCTGGACGGGTACGGCCAGACGCACACCGACAACCTGAGCCAGTCGGTGACGATCCCGGCCGGGTGCTCGGCGACGCTGTCGTTCTACCTGCACGTCGACTCCGCGGAAACCACCACGACCACGCAGTACGACAAGCTCACCGTGAAGGCGGGCTCGACCACGCTGGCGACGTACTCGAACCTGAACAAGGCGAGCGGCTACTCGCTCAAGTCGTTCAACTTGTCGTCGTTCGCGGGTCAGACCGTGACGATCAGCTTCTCCGGTAGCGAGGACGTCTCGCTGCAGACCTCGTTCGTCATCGACGACACGGGCCTGAACCTGAGCTGA
- a CDS encoding SRPBCC family protein, producing MTSKIVVTVAAPVDVVWDALRDKEKIRHWHGWEYEGAEGGLDEEIDQIYFTHVVEDGTTLRLGNGDVFAVEPVEGGARITLTRAPLGADPDWDAYYDDVTEGWITFLHQLRFAVERHPDEPRHTLFYSGTAPIAGLGIPKQPAGTAYELELFRQELKGEVWYTTDHQTGLTVDAWGNGLLIVSHIPPGEQKPDGASMAILSIYGDIDRDDLDARWQSGWAQLG from the coding sequence ATGACGTCGAAGATCGTGGTCACCGTCGCCGCTCCGGTGGATGTGGTGTGGGATGCCCTGCGGGACAAGGAGAAGATCCGGCACTGGCATGGCTGGGAGTACGAGGGTGCCGAGGGCGGGCTGGACGAGGAGATCGACCAGATCTACTTCACCCACGTGGTCGAGGACGGTACGACGCTGCGGCTCGGGAACGGTGACGTGTTCGCGGTCGAGCCGGTCGAGGGCGGTGCGCGGATCACGCTGACTCGGGCACCGCTGGGCGCGGACCCCGACTGGGACGCGTACTACGACGACGTCACCGAAGGCTGGATCACCTTCCTCCATCAACTGCGCTTCGCAGTCGAACGGCACCCGGACGAGCCACGGCACACGCTCTTCTATTCCGGCACCGCGCCGATCGCCGGACTTGGTATACCAAAACAGCCAGCCGGCACAGCGTACGAGCTTGAGCTCTTCAGGCAAGAGCTCAAGGGCGAGGTTTGGTATACCACCGACCACCAGACCGGCCTGACAGTAGATGCCTGGGGCAACGGTCTGTTGATCGTCAGCCACATCCCACCCGGCGAGCAGAAGCCGGACGGCGCCTCGATGGCGATCCTCTCCATCTACGGCGACATCGACCGCGACGACCTCGACGCCCGCTGGCAGTCCGGCTGGGCTCAGCTCGGCTAG
- a CDS encoding alpha-galactosidase, whose product MSNILQLRGGGVGLVLDCSGPGLPAVLHWGADLGELSADALLELRRGAGVVQDGNGLDDNRPIAIVPEYSAGWFGLPGLNGHRDGQDFSASFELTGVTQTGDGVRGGSGVRVEGVDGVAGLGLGLVVEVTGAGLVKMKAELTNTGSTTYTLDGLYLALPVPTEATELLDLTGRHIGERHPQRHAFTQGAHVRDNRRGRTGADATLLLLAGTEGFGFRSGEIWGVHTAWSGNHRSYAERGMSGYGVIGGGELLLPGEVRIAPGGTYATPWIYGSYGIGLDQVSRRFHEYLRSRPNHPRTERPVVLNTWEAVYFDLDLDKLKALADAAAEVGAERFVLDDGWFRGRRDDHAGLGDWYVDEGIWPKGLHPLVDHVKSRGLQFGLWVEPEMVNPDSDLARAHPDWILATGNRMPPTARHQQGLNLGIPEAYEYILERLDSLLTEYDIAYLKWDHNRDFVDGGNQHTGQAGVHAQTRAVYQLIDELKRRHPGLEIESCSSGGARVDLGILERTDRVWGSDSNDALERQTIQRYTQLLLPPELIGCHVGPPRAHTTGRTQTLSFRAITALFGHFGIEWDIASATPEERAELKGWVALHKELRPLLHTGQVVRADRGPDDVLVHGVVAQDGSRAVFGVVQVRQSVTSAVGRVRLPGLDPQQTYSIKMVTTPGPAARSAAWSADGGSVELTGAALASVGVLVPAQWPENAILLDVTAIG is encoded by the coding sequence GTGTCGAACATTCTGCAGCTTCGGGGTGGTGGGGTCGGACTGGTGCTGGACTGCTCCGGTCCGGGGCTTCCGGCCGTACTGCACTGGGGTGCGGATCTTGGCGAACTGAGCGCGGACGCACTGCTGGAGCTGCGCCGCGGTGCCGGCGTGGTGCAGGACGGGAACGGGCTGGACGACAACCGCCCGATCGCGATCGTGCCCGAGTACTCCGCGGGGTGGTTCGGCCTGCCGGGGCTGAACGGTCACCGCGACGGCCAGGACTTCTCGGCGAGCTTCGAGCTCACCGGCGTCACGCAGACCGGCGACGGGGTGCGGGGCGGTAGTGGGGTGCGGGTTGAGGGTGTGGATGGGGTGGCTGGGCTGGGGTTGGGGCTGGTGGTTGAGGTCACTGGGGCGGGGCTTGTGAAGATGAAGGCGGAGCTGACCAACACGGGCTCGACTACGTACACGTTGGATGGGCTGTACCTCGCGTTGCCGGTGCCGACTGAGGCGACCGAGTTGCTTGATCTGACTGGTCGGCATATCGGTGAGCGGCATCCGCAGCGGCATGCGTTCACTCAGGGCGCGCATGTTCGCGACAATCGCCGCGGCCGGACCGGTGCCGACGCGACGTTGCTCTTGCTGGCCGGCACCGAGGGGTTCGGCTTCCGGAGCGGTGAGATCTGGGGCGTACACACGGCCTGGAGCGGCAACCACCGGTCGTACGCCGAGCGCGGGATGAGTGGGTACGGGGTGATCGGCGGCGGCGAACTGTTGCTGCCGGGAGAAGTTCGTATTGCCCCGGGCGGCACGTACGCGACTCCGTGGATCTACGGCTCGTACGGGATCGGCCTTGACCAGGTTTCGCGGCGGTTCCACGAGTACCTGCGGTCCCGGCCGAACCATCCGCGTACCGAGCGTCCGGTCGTACTGAACACCTGGGAGGCCGTGTACTTCGACCTCGACCTGGACAAGCTGAAGGCGCTCGCGGACGCGGCCGCCGAGGTCGGCGCGGAGCGGTTCGTGCTGGACGACGGCTGGTTCCGCGGCCGGCGGGACGATCACGCGGGGCTCGGTGACTGGTACGTCGACGAAGGGATCTGGCCGAAGGGTCTGCATCCGCTGGTCGATCACGTGAAGAGTCGCGGGCTGCAGTTCGGCCTGTGGGTCGAGCCGGAGATGGTGAACCCGGACTCAGATCTGGCCCGCGCGCACCCGGACTGGATTCTTGCCACCGGCAACCGGATGCCGCCGACCGCGCGGCATCAGCAGGGCCTGAATCTTGGTATACCAGAAGCCTACGAGTACATCCTCGAGCGGCTCGACAGCCTGCTGACCGAGTACGACATCGCGTACCTGAAGTGGGATCACAACCGTGATTTCGTTGACGGCGGCAACCAGCACACGGGCCAGGCCGGCGTCCACGCGCAAACACGAGCGGTATACCAACTGATCGACGAGTTGAAGCGCCGGCATCCGGGCCTGGAGATCGAGTCGTGCTCGTCCGGTGGCGCGAGAGTCGACCTCGGCATTCTGGAGCGCACGGACCGGGTCTGGGGCAGTGACAGCAACGACGCGCTCGAACGGCAGACCATCCAGCGGTATACCCAGTTGCTGCTCCCGCCGGAGTTGATCGGCTGCCACGTCGGCCCGCCGCGGGCGCACACCACCGGGCGTACGCAGACGTTGTCCTTCCGTGCGATCACCGCGCTGTTCGGTCACTTCGGCATCGAATGGGACATCGCCTCGGCGACGCCTGAGGAACGGGCCGAACTCAAGGGCTGGGTCGCCCTGCACAAGGAGCTGCGCCCGCTGCTGCACACCGGCCAGGTCGTCCGCGCGGACCGCGGCCCCGACGACGTACTCGTACACGGCGTCGTGGCGCAAGACGGCTCCCGGGCCGTGTTCGGTGTCGTCCAGGTACGGCAGTCGGTGACGTCGGCGGTCGGCCGGGTACGGCTGCCGGGGCTCGACCCGCAGCAGACGTACAGCATCAAGATGGTCACGACACCCGGCCCGGCCGCACGGTCCGCCGCCTGGTCGGCCGACGGTGGAAGCGTTGAGCTGACCGGTGCCGCCCTCGCCTCGGTCGGCGTCCTGGTCCCCGCGCAATGGCCCGAGAACGCGATCTTGCTGGACGTAACAGCGATCGGGTAA
- a CDS encoding DNA polymerase beta superfamily protein translates to MVQGLRLAVGAQVVLRGAVADGQGGIAQRGATGRVAAVTADGRYVVRLVDGREAIARRDQFSLRTAYQDEAIGLVRPDGDRLVREHTIYAAVVGSRAFGLDTDQSDTDTRGVYVAPTEAYWSLVKPPAHVDGPEPEWFSWEVERFCELALKSNPNLLEVLYSPLVVQQTPLGEELVGLRRSFLSQLAYQTYSGYVLSQFKKLETDFRRDGAPKWKHVMHLIRLLIAARGLLLEANVVVDAGRYRERLLQIRRGELPWDEVERWRLRLHGELDDALRHTLLPATPDVARVDDWLRSVRSRNLTR, encoded by the coding sequence ATGGTTCAGGGGCTGCGGTTGGCGGTGGGTGCGCAGGTGGTGCTTCGGGGTGCTGTGGCTGACGGTCAGGGTGGGATCGCGCAGCGGGGTGCGACGGGGCGGGTGGCTGCGGTGACTGCTGATGGGCGGTACGTGGTTCGGCTGGTGGATGGGCGCGAGGCGATTGCTCGGCGGGATCAGTTCAGTTTGCGGACGGCGTACCAGGACGAGGCGATCGGGCTTGTTCGGCCGGATGGGGATCGGCTGGTGCGGGAGCACACGATCTACGCGGCGGTGGTTGGGTCGCGGGCGTTCGGGCTGGATACCGATCAGTCGGACACCGATACCCGCGGGGTGTACGTGGCGCCGACCGAGGCGTACTGGTCGCTGGTGAAACCGCCGGCGCATGTCGACGGACCGGAGCCGGAGTGGTTCTCCTGGGAGGTCGAGCGGTTCTGCGAGCTCGCGCTGAAGTCGAACCCGAACCTGCTGGAGGTTCTGTACTCGCCGCTCGTCGTGCAGCAAACCCCGTTGGGCGAGGAGCTGGTCGGTCTGCGCCGGTCCTTCCTATCTCAGTTGGCATACCAAACGTACTCCGGTTATGTGCTGAGCCAGTTCAAGAAGCTCGAGACGGACTTCCGGCGGGACGGGGCGCCGAAGTGGAAGCACGTCATGCATCTGATTCGGCTGCTGATCGCGGCTCGTGGGTTGTTGCTTGAAGCAAATGTTGTGGTTGATGCCGGACGGTACCGGGAGCGGCTGTTGCAGATCAGGCGGGGTGAGCTGCCGTGGGACGAGGTGGAGCGCTGGCGGCTGCGGCTGCACGGCGAGCTCGACGACGCGCTGCGGCACACGCTCCTGCCCGCGACTCCGGACGTCGCCCGAGTCGATGACTGGCTCCGCTCGGTCCGCAGCCGCAACCTCACCCGCTGA